Proteins from a genomic interval of Desulfovibrio piger:
- the rpsB gene encoding 30S ribosomal protein S2 codes for MAYVSMKQMLETGVHFGHQTRRWNPKMRPYIFGARNGIHIIDLQQTVKLFRVAYDKVVDTVANGGKVLFIGTKRQAQEAVATEATKANQYYVTNRWMGGTLTNFVTIQKSVERLKKLEGMFADGSINRYQKKEILLLEREMQKLEQTLGGIKNMDRLPQLAFIIDPHREDIAVKECRKLGIPIVAVTDTNCDPDVIDYIIPGNDDAIRAIKLFVTAFSEACQEGEAQMKDGAAVEANAEEAMQKAAETEAAAE; via the coding sequence ATGGCTTACGTCAGCATGAAGCAGATGCTGGAAACCGGCGTGCATTTCGGTCACCAGACCCGTCGTTGGAACCCCAAGATGCGTCCTTACATCTTCGGCGCCCGCAACGGCATCCATATCATCGACCTGCAGCAGACCGTGAAGCTGTTCCGCGTGGCCTATGACAAGGTGGTCGACACCGTGGCCAACGGCGGCAAGGTGCTGTTCATCGGTACCAAGCGCCAGGCCCAGGAAGCCGTGGCCACCGAAGCCACCAAGGCCAACCAGTACTACGTGACCAACCGCTGGATGGGCGGCACCCTGACCAACTTCGTCACCATCCAGAAGAGCGTGGAACGCCTGAAGAAGCTGGAAGGCATGTTCGCCGACGGCAGCATCAACCGTTACCAGAAGAAGGAAATCCTGCTGCTGGAACGCGAAATGCAGAAGCTGGAACAGACCCTGGGCGGTATCAAGAACATGGATCGCCTGCCCCAGCTGGCTTTCATCATCGACCCCCATCGCGAAGACATCGCCGTGAAGGAATGCCGCAAGCTGGGCATCCCGATCGTGGCCGTGACCGACACCAACTGCGACCCCGATGTCATCGACTACATCATCCCCGGCAACGATGACGCCATCCGCGCCATCAAGCTGTTCGTGACGGCTTTCTCCGAAGCCTGCCAGGAAGGCGAAGCCCAGATGAAGGACGGCGCCGCCGTGGAAGCCAACGCCGAAGAAGCCATGCAGAAGGCTGCCGAGACCGAAGCTGCCGCCGAGTAG
- a CDS encoding phosphatidate cytidylyltransferase — MAVDHATDIRRTITGLVLAAIVVLALVLRGWVLLALILLVAALGLWEFFSLFWGNKRIPSRVCAIALGWGMLTLTWAHRTQDALVCLGAGFVLAAMSFLFRWNEVEEEGVPAFAASGIFMAGLAYIPLLLLPATYLSTTKLIFVLAAVAVSDTSAYFVGTRFGHHKLWPRVSPNKSSEGAVGSLVGCVIFCTIYGACLGSASWWAFALLGIAINAFAQLGDLFESALKRAVHVKDSSNLLPGHGGILDRADSILFAMPMFAVVDQWFFFF; from the coding sequence ATGGCCGTTGATCACGCCACCGACATCCGCCGCACCATCACCGGCCTCGTTCTGGCCGCCATCGTCGTTCTTGCCCTCGTCCTGCGGGGCTGGGTGCTGCTTGCCCTCATCCTGCTGGTGGCGGCGCTGGGCCTGTGGGAGTTCTTCTCCCTGTTCTGGGGCAACAAGCGCATCCCCAGCCGCGTCTGCGCCATCGCCCTGGGCTGGGGCATGCTGACGCTGACCTGGGCCCACCGCACGCAGGACGCCCTGGTCTGCCTGGGCGCGGGCTTCGTGCTGGCTGCCATGAGCTTCCTGTTCCGCTGGAACGAGGTGGAAGAGGAAGGCGTGCCCGCCTTTGCCGCCAGCGGCATCTTCATGGCCGGTCTGGCCTACATCCCGCTGCTGTTGCTGCCCGCCACCTATCTTTCCACCACCAAGCTCATCTTCGTGCTGGCGGCCGTGGCCGTCTCCGATACGTCCGCCTATTTCGTGGGCACCCGCTTCGGGCACCACAAGCTGTGGCCCCGCGTGAGCCCCAACAAGAGCTCCGAAGGCGCGGTGGGCAGTCTGGTGGGCTGCGTCATCTTCTGCACCATCTACGGCGCCTGCCTGGGCAGCGCCAGCTGGTGGGCCTTCGCCCTGCTGGGGATCGCCATCAATGCCTTTGCCCAGCTGGGCGACCTGTTCGAATCCGCCCTCAAGCGCGCGGTGCATGTGAAGGACTCCAGCAACCTGCTGCCCGGCCATGGCGGCATCCTGGACCGTGCGGACAGCATCCTGTTCGCCATGCCCATGTTCGCCGTCGTGGACCAGTGGTTCTTCTTCTTTTAG
- a CDS encoding AI-2E family transporter, producing MLECNNRFEDRAFLLLLAGVSLAFLWMLRPFFDVIFWGIVIALLSTPVYDALQRRSMGRNLAALTCVILSLVLIIVPCAYIFYTFINEVANLYGRLTSGGHDIRETLEKLREVAPGVQDWLTRYGYGPEVITQKLSELAVKVSGLVARNTVALGGSTVNFLVDLCIMLYLAFFLVRDGKQLRVLLIRALPFGDHREDLLFAKFAEVLRATVKGSLLVAMAQGALGGLIFWILGIKAPVLWGVVMTLLSLIPVVGAGVVWAPVAGYLLLTGDYVSGVVLLAYGVFVIGLADNILRPVLVGRDTKLPDFMVLLSTLGGFSLFGMDGFVTGPMLAVLFVTVWKIFMDEFKPPLTLDGSAPAQDADGDGPAA from the coding sequence ATGCTCGAATGCAACAACCGTTTTGAAGATCGCGCCTTCCTCCTGCTGCTGGCCGGCGTCTCGCTGGCTTTCCTCTGGATGCTGCGCCCCTTCTTCGATGTCATCTTCTGGGGCATCGTCATCGCCCTGCTCTCCACTCCCGTCTACGATGCCCTGCAACGCCGCAGCATGGGCCGCAACCTGGCGGCGCTGACCTGCGTGATCCTGAGCCTGGTGCTCATCATCGTGCCCTGCGCGTACATTTTTTATACGTTCATCAACGAGGTGGCCAATCTCTACGGCCGCCTGACGTCCGGCGGACATGACATCCGCGAGACGCTGGAAAAGCTGCGCGAGGTGGCGCCCGGCGTGCAGGACTGGCTCACCCGCTACGGCTACGGCCCCGAGGTCATCACCCAGAAACTTTCCGAGCTGGCGGTCAAGGTCAGCGGGCTGGTGGCGCGCAACACCGTGGCCCTGGGCGGCAGTACGGTGAACTTCCTCGTGGACCTCTGCATCATGCTCTATCTGGCCTTCTTCCTGGTGCGCGACGGCAAGCAGCTGCGCGTGCTGCTCATCCGGGCCCTGCCCTTTGGCGACCACCGCGAGGATCTGCTCTTCGCCAAGTTCGCCGAAGTGCTGCGGGCCACGGTCAAGGGCAGCCTGCTGGTGGCCATGGCCCAGGGCGCGCTGGGCGGTCTCATCTTCTGGATACTGGGCATCAAGGCCCCGGTGCTCTGGGGCGTGGTCATGACCCTGCTCTCGCTCATCCCGGTGGTGGGCGCGGGCGTGGTCTGGGCGCCGGTGGCCGGGTACCTGCTGCTCACGGGCGATTATGTGTCCGGCGTGGTGCTGCTGGCCTACGGGGTCTTCGTCATCGGTCTGGCGGACAATATCCTCCGCCCCGTCCTGGTAGGGCGCGATACCAAGCTGCCGGACTTCATGGTCCTGCTCTCCACGCTGGGCGGTTTCTCGCTCTTCGGCATGGACGGCTTCGTGACGGGCCCCATGCTGGCCGTGCTCTTCGTGACGGTCTGGAAGATATTCATGGACGAATTCAAGCCGCCCCTGACGCTGGACGGCAGCGCCCCCGCACAGGATGCGGACGGGGACGGCCCTGCGGCATGA
- a CDS encoding isoprenyl transferase, with product MSETLTHLPVHLAIIMDGNGRWAQARGLPREAGHRAGAETVRTIVTECRRLGIRHLTLYTFSSENWSRPKTEVSALFSLLLEFLGQEVPRMEREGIRLNILGDMEALPLAARTALRHGLRRTAANTDMVLNLALNYGGRAELVRAVRGMMAEGLRPEDVTEQSLADHLYTAGQPDPDFLIRTSGEQRLSNYLLYQCAYSEFYFTPTPWPDFGVEALHEALAVYAGRSRRFGKTQEQINGR from the coding sequence ATGAGCGAAACGCTTACCCATCTTCCCGTACACCTGGCCATCATCATGGACGGCAACGGCCGCTGGGCCCAGGCCCGCGGTCTGCCGCGCGAGGCGGGGCACCGTGCCGGTGCCGAGACCGTGCGCACCATCGTGACCGAATGCCGCCGTCTGGGCATCCGCCACCTGACCCTGTACACCTTTTCCAGCGAGAACTGGTCGCGGCCCAAGACCGAAGTCTCGGCCCTGTTCTCCCTGCTGCTGGAATTTTTGGGCCAGGAAGTGCCCCGCATGGAGCGCGAGGGCATCCGCCTGAACATCCTGGGCGACATGGAGGCCCTGCCCCTGGCCGCCCGTACGGCCCTGCGCCACGGCCTGCGCCGCACGGCGGCCAATACGGACATGGTGCTCAACCTGGCCCTCAACTACGGCGGCCGCGCCGAGCTTGTGCGCGCCGTGCGCGGCATGATGGCCGAGGGCCTGCGCCCCGAGGACGTCACCGAACAGAGCCTGGCCGACCATCTGTACACCGCCGGACAGCCCGACCCCGATTTCCTCATCCGCACCAGCGGAGAACAGCGCCTGAGCAATTATCTGCTCTACCAGTGCGCTTACAGCGAATTCTACTTCACCCCCACGCCCTGGCCCGACTTCGGCGTGGAGGCCCTGCACGAGGCCCTGGCCGTCTACGCCGGACGCTCGCGCCGATTCGGGAAAACCCAGGAGCAAATCAATGGCCGTTGA
- a CDS encoding TerC family protein, with protein sequence MWDFSWIADPSAWAGLGTLIVLEVVLGIDNLVFISILTSRLHTQEQRRRAFLTGLGLALVMRLVLLSAIAWIVSLTEPLVTIFGKAFSWRDFILMGGGIFLLLKGTMELHERLEGGMAEYSSAPTRSGFWQVIIQILVLDAVFSLDSIITSVGMVDHIPVMMLAVVVAMLVMVMAAAPLTSFVERHPTVIILCLGFLMMIGLSLLMDGLGYHIPKGYLYAAICFSVLVEICNQVALRNRRKRISMRDMRESMAMAVLGLLGGGRPGEEEARRDAAALASESDAQPLFEPEERDMVARVIRLSGRTARFIMTPRHRVRWLDSEADYATACRFASESLSPWLPVLDPDRDEVLGVIHTGDLAAVTPQGPVTGTERPGTAAPQDDGSGRVWSVRPLLRPAPTIFEHASLTEMLETFREEPTPLAFVRDEYGSVVGCITPTDLVSVLAGQMGDMPAGPEACRQPDGSWLMPGRLTVDAVTSWLGIHLPPRSSSATLAGLLLEALGHIPHEGERVRIQGWRMKIVKMDGNRIDEVLVRRLEH encoded by the coding sequence ATGTGGGATTTCTCGTGGATCGCCGATCCCTCGGCCTGGGCCGGGCTGGGCACCCTGATCGTGCTCGAGGTCGTGCTGGGCATCGACAACCTCGTTTTCATCTCCATCCTCACCTCGCGCCTGCATACGCAGGAACAGCGCCGCCGGGCTTTCCTCACCGGTCTTGGTCTGGCGCTCGTCATGCGCCTGGTGCTGCTTTCCGCCATCGCCTGGATCGTCAGTCTGACCGAGCCTCTGGTCACGATCTTCGGCAAAGCCTTCTCGTGGCGAGATTTCATCCTCATGGGCGGCGGCATCTTTTTGCTGCTCAAGGGGACCATGGAGCTGCACGAGCGCCTGGAAGGCGGCATGGCCGAATACTCCTCGGCGCCCACGCGCTCGGGCTTCTGGCAGGTCATCATCCAGATCCTGGTGCTGGATGCCGTGTTCTCCCTGGATTCCATCATCACCTCGGTGGGCATGGTGGACCATATCCCGGTGATGATGCTGGCCGTCGTCGTGGCCATGCTGGTCATGGTCATGGCCGCCGCGCCGCTGACAAGTTTTGTGGAGCGTCACCCCACGGTCATCATCCTGTGTCTGGGCTTTTTGATGATGATCGGCCTGAGCCTGCTCATGGACGGTCTGGGGTACCACATCCCCAAGGGCTATCTCTACGCGGCCATCTGCTTCTCGGTGCTGGTGGAGATCTGCAACCAGGTGGCCCTGCGCAACCGCCGCAAGCGCATCAGCATGCGCGACATGCGTGAATCCATGGCCATGGCGGTGCTGGGGCTGCTGGGCGGCGGACGTCCCGGCGAGGAAGAAGCGCGGCGCGATGCCGCGGCCCTGGCCAGCGAGAGCGATGCCCAGCCCCTGTTCGAGCCGGAAGAGCGCGACATGGTGGCCCGCGTGATCCGCCTGAGCGGACGCACGGCCCGCTTCATCATGACCCCGCGCCACCGGGTGCGCTGGCTGGACAGCGAGGCCGACTATGCCACGGCCTGCCGTTTTGCCAGCGAGAGCCTCTCGCCCTGGCTGCCGGTGCTGGACCCGGACAGGGACGAAGTGCTGGGCGTGATCCATACCGGGGATCTGGCGGCCGTGACGCCCCAGGGGCCCGTGACGGGCACGGAGCGTCCCGGTACGGCAGCGCCGCAGGATGACGGCAGCGGGCGTGTCTGGAGCGTGCGGCCCCTGCTGCGGCCCGCGCCCACGATCTTCGAGCATGCCTCGCTGACGGAGATGCTGGAAACTTTTCGCGAAGAACCCACGCCCCTGGCCTTCGTGCGTGACGAATACGGCAGCGTGGTGGGCTGCATCACGCCCACGGATCTGGTGAGCGTGCTGGCAGGCCAGATGGGCGACATGCCCGCCGGGCCCGAAGCCTGCCGCCAGCCTGACGGCTCGTGGCTCATGCCCGGCCGCCTGACCGTGGATGCCGTGACCTCCTGGCTGGGCATCCACCTGCCGCCGCGCAGCTCCTCGGCCACACTGGCGGGGCTGTTGCTGGAGGCCCTGGGGCATATCCCGCACGAAGGCGAGCGGGTGCGCATCCAGGGCTGGCGGATGAAGATAGTGAAGATGGACGGCAACCGCATCGACGAGGTGCTGGTCCGCCGTCTGGAACATTAG
- the dxr gene encoding 1-deoxy-D-xylulose-5-phosphate reductoisomerase — translation MSDLWPGLNGPAIRYISEAPSEAWRRGVRQLVLLGSTGSIGGNTLAAIRSRRRECVVLGLSCARNIKTLAEQAQEFRPPYLAVLDEASAAGLRKLLPTGYTPEILVGSEGYARLAALPEADTVLSAQVGAAGLAGTLAAALAGKVICLANKESLVLAGDMLRQVCARTHASILPVDSEHNAIFQCLAGRGQEVDRLLLTASGGPFRGRSREELRNVTRAQALDHPNWKMGAKISIDSATMMNKALEVVEAFHLYGVPLEKITVLVHPQSLVHSLVQFTDGSQLAQLGTPDMRIPIAACLFWPRCVDTGVPPLDLVKAGTLQFFAPDDEAFPALKLARRALRERGGMSVVMNAANEAAVELFLSGKCAFADIADLVSAAMDAHAAGEPGHEPFCPPLSCSGDDSLALEREVTILTERMSRLDLKTRELVKQLARAGVDEC, via the coding sequence ATGTCAGATCTGTGGCCCGGGCTGAACGGCCCTGCGATTCGGTATATTTCGGAAGCGCCTTCCGAGGCGTGGCGGCGCGGCGTGCGCCAGCTTGTCCTTTTGGGTTCCACCGGTTCCATCGGCGGCAACACATTGGCGGCTATCCGTTCGCGGCGGCGTGAATGCGTGGTGCTGGGCCTTTCCTGCGCGCGCAACATCAAGACCCTGGCCGAGCAGGCCCAGGAGTTCCGGCCCCCGTATCTGGCCGTGCTGGACGAGGCTTCGGCAGCGGGCCTGCGCAAGCTGCTGCCCACGGGCTACACCCCCGAGATCCTGGTGGGCAGCGAAGGCTATGCCCGTCTGGCGGCCCTGCCCGAAGCGGACACCGTGCTTTCGGCGCAGGTGGGCGCGGCGGGCCTGGCCGGGACGCTGGCGGCCGCGCTGGCGGGCAAGGTCATCTGCCTGGCCAACAAGGAATCGCTGGTGCTGGCCGGTGACATGCTGCGTCAGGTCTGCGCCCGTACCCATGCCAGCATCCTGCCGGTGGACTCCGAGCACAACGCCATCTTCCAGTGCCTGGCCGGACGCGGGCAGGAGGTGGACCGCCTGCTGCTGACGGCCTCCGGCGGCCCGTTCCGCGGCCGCAGCCGCGAGGAGCTGCGCAACGTGACCCGCGCGCAGGCCCTGGATCATCCCAACTGGAAGATGGGCGCCAAGATCAGCATCGACTCGGCCACCATGATGAACAAGGCCCTGGAAGTGGTGGAAGCCTTCCACCTGTACGGCGTGCCGCTGGAAAAGATCACGGTGCTGGTGCATCCGCAGTCGCTGGTGCACTCGCTGGTGCAGTTCACGGACGGCAGCCAGCTGGCGCAGCTGGGCACGCCGGACATGCGCATCCCCATCGCGGCCTGCCTGTTCTGGCCCCGCTGCGTGGATACGGGCGTGCCGCCGCTGGATCTGGTCAAGGCCGGTACCCTGCAATTCTTCGCCCCTGACGACGAGGCCTTCCCGGCCCTGAAGCTGGCGCGCCGCGCCCTGCGGGAACGCGGCGGCATGTCGGTGGTGATGAACGCCGCCAACGAGGCCGCCGTGGAGCTGTTCCTGTCCGGCAAATGCGCCTTTGCCGACATCGCGGATCTGGTCTCGGCCGCCATGGATGCCCATGCCGCCGGCGAGCCGGGGCACGAACCGTTCTGCCCGCCGCTGTCCTGTAGCGGCGATGACAGTCTTGCCCTTGAACGGGAAGTGACTATCTTGACAGAGCGCATGTCGCGCCTTGACCTGAAAACACGCGAGCTGGTGAAACAGCTGGCCCGCGCCGGAGTTGACGAGTGCTGA
- a CDS encoding reverse transcriptase domain-containing protein — protein MIFEQMVKKAIIKECKKHISRYHNYLNWLTDYIYRENKNFNICRVKQIKTPIYWGVEKLTNPFYTLRRVDQIAHSISKKIIKHEYQPNPPIKKEIPKPSGGKRILSIFQIPDAAISRLFFDFLMHKNSYKFSSYSYAYRNDKTTHYAVENIFNNIISHDRIFIAEYDFSKFFDKISHKFIINALESNKFFISNTEMHVIKSFLSTQQSNVGVPQGTSISLFLANAACLSLDKSLESAGINFARYADDTILWSNKYEKICEGAEIISEFSKKSAIPLNIDKSEGISLLVKETAKPQELSKTKTSISYLGYSITPQHIGLNEKIIVRIKKKISYIIYKHLIQPIKHNTICNRNVTIFDDKDVVVTLQEIRRYIYGDLSEKKIQEFLFGGTAQIHFKGLLSNFPLIDDVEQLKSLDGWMANSLMRALRRRYTLLNMQHIFKYKKSTVFIKDYEKNKNKGYCIPSFRLLYNALKKGIKLNGLHFNGFYNS, from the coding sequence ATGATTTTTGAACAAATGGTAAAAAAAGCAATTATTAAGGAATGTAAAAAACATATTTCTCGCTATCATAATTATCTCAATTGGCTTACTGACTATATTTATCGTGAAAATAAAAATTTTAACATATGTAGAGTTAAACAAATAAAAACTCCTATCTACTGGGGAGTGGAAAAGTTAACGAATCCTTTCTACACGTTGCGAAGAGTTGACCAAATCGCACATAGTATTTCAAAAAAAATTATAAAACATGAATATCAACCTAACCCTCCAATAAAAAAAGAAATCCCCAAACCTAGTGGAGGAAAGCGTATTCTTTCAATTTTTCAAATTCCAGATGCAGCCATTTCACGGCTATTTTTTGATTTTTTAATGCATAAAAATAGTTATAAATTCAGTTCTTATTCATATGCCTATCGTAATGATAAGACAACACATTATGCTGTTGAGAATATTTTTAACAACATCATCAGCCATGATAGAATATTTATTGCAGAATATGATTTTTCAAAATTTTTTGATAAGATTTCTCACAAATTTATCATTAATGCGTTAGAATCAAACAAATTTTTCATTTCAAATACAGAGATGCATGTAATAAAATCTTTCTTATCAACACAGCAAAGTAATGTCGGAGTGCCTCAAGGAACCTCGATTTCACTATTTCTTGCTAACGCGGCATGTTTATCATTAGATAAATCTCTCGAAAGCGCTGGAATTAATTTTGCAAGATATGCAGATGATACAATATTATGGTCAAATAAATATGAAAAAATATGTGAAGGCGCAGAAATTATTAGTGAATTTTCAAAAAAATCTGCTATCCCATTAAATATTGATAAATCAGAAGGTATCAGTTTACTTGTAAAGGAAACTGCAAAGCCTCAAGAACTCAGCAAAACAAAGACAAGCATCAGTTATCTTGGTTACTCTATCACCCCACAACATATTGGATTAAATGAAAAAATAATAGTGAGAATTAAGAAAAAAATATCTTATATAATCTATAAACATCTCATCCAACCTATAAAACACAATACCATTTGCAATAGAAATGTAACTATATTTGATGATAAAGATGTTGTGGTCACCCTTCAGGAAATTAGAAGGTATATCTATGGAGATTTATCAGAAAAAAAAATACAGGAGTTTCTCTTTGGAGGTACCGCACAAATTCATTTTAAAGGTCTTCTTAGTAATTTTCCTCTTATAGATGACGTCGAACAATTAAAATCGCTTGATGGCTGGATGGCAAATTCTCTTATGCGGGCTCTGCGACGGCGTTACACCCTACTTAATATGCAACATATATTTAAGTATAAAAAATCAACAGTTTTTATAAAAGACTACGAGAAAAATAAAAATAAAGGATATTGTATACCAAGCTTCAGATTACTTTACAATGCCCTCAAAAAGGGAATTAAACTAAATGGGTTGCATTTTAATGGATTTTATAATAGTTAG
- the frr gene encoding ribosome recycling factor, with product MDIDTILLDTEDRMEKAMAALERDFQKLRTGRATTALVDGIKADYYGTPTPISQMASVAVPDSRTITIQPWDKGGISVVEKAILKSDLGLTPVNDGRIIRINIPPLTEERRKELVKVARKYTEDAKVAVRNVRRDANDSLKKLEKEKTITEDEQKKAEAEVQKLTDKFVADADKRSQAKEKEIMDI from the coding sequence ATGGATATCGATACCATCCTTCTGGATACCGAAGACCGCATGGAAAAAGCCATGGCCGCTCTGGAGCGCGACTTCCAGAAACTGCGCACCGGTCGCGCCACCACCGCCCTGGTGGACGGTATCAAGGCCGATTACTACGGCACCCCCACCCCCATCTCCCAGATGGCTTCCGTGGCCGTGCCCGACAGCCGCACCATCACCATCCAGCCCTGGGACAAGGGCGGCATCTCCGTGGTGGAGAAGGCCATCCTCAAGTCCGACCTGGGCCTGACCCCGGTCAATGACGGCCGCATCATCCGCATCAACATCCCGCCGCTGACCGAAGAGCGCCGCAAGGAGCTGGTCAAGGTGGCCCGCAAGTACACCGAAGACGCCAAGGTGGCCGTGCGCAACGTGCGTCGTGATGCCAACGACTCCCTGAAGAAGCTGGAGAAGGAAAAGACCATCACCGAAGACGAACAGAAGAAGGCCGAAGCCGAAGTGCAGAAGCTGACCGACAAGTTCGTGGCCGATGCCGACAAGCGCAGCCAGGCCAAAGAAAAGGAAATCATGGACATCTAG
- the tsf gene encoding translation elongation factor Ts, translating into MAISAAMVKELREKTGAGMMDCKKALVEVDGDLEKAVDWLRQKGMAKAAKKSGRATSEGLVMAAVSADGKTVAMSALLCETDFVARGEQFEALAAKVAQSVLDSNPADAEALKGLVGEDVTQLIASVGENMQLGNFTRHTREDNEVIGQYIHANRKIGVLVDLVCDSAATAAKPEVQELAKNVAMQVAATNPMALDGASLDAAAMEREREVYRQKAREEGKPEQIVEKIAEGAVKKFQKEVCLMEQPYIRDDKKSMTEVVREVAKAAGGDIKVAGFSRIQLAAE; encoded by the coding sequence ATGGCTATTTCCGCCGCTATGGTGAAGGAACTGCGCGAAAAGACCGGCGCCGGCATGATGGACTGCAAGAAAGCCCTGGTGGAAGTGGACGGCGACCTGGAAAAGGCCGTCGACTGGCTGCGCCAGAAGGGTATGGCCAAGGCTGCCAAGAAGTCCGGCCGTGCCACCAGCGAAGGCCTGGTGATGGCCGCCGTGAGCGCTGACGGCAAGACCGTGGCCATGTCCGCCCTGCTGTGCGAGACCGACTTCGTGGCCCGCGGCGAACAGTTCGAAGCCCTGGCCGCCAAGGTGGCCCAGAGCGTGCTGGACAGCAACCCCGCCGACGCCGAAGCCCTGAAGGGCCTGGTGGGCGAAGACGTGACCCAGCTCATCGCCTCCGTGGGCGAAAACATGCAGCTCGGCAACTTCACCCGTCACACCCGTGAAGACAACGAAGTGATCGGCCAGTACATCCACGCCAACCGCAAGATCGGCGTGCTGGTGGACCTGGTGTGCGACAGCGCCGCTACCGCCGCCAAGCCTGAAGTGCAGGAACTGGCCAAGAACGTGGCCATGCAGGTGGCCGCCACCAACCCCATGGCCCTGGACGGCGCCAGCCTGGACGCCGCCGCCATGGAACGCGAGCGTGAAGTGTACCGCCAGAAGGCCCGCGAAGAAGGCAAGCCCGAACAGATCGTGGAAAAGATCGCCGAAGGCGCCGTGAAGAAGTTCCAGAAGGAAGTCTGCCTGATGGAACAGCCCTACATCCGCGACGACAAGAAGAGCATGACCGAAGTGGTGCGCGAAGTGGCCAAGGCCGCCGGTGGCGACATCAAGGTCGCCGGCTTCAGCCGCATCCAGCTGGCCGCTGAATAA
- the pyrH gene encoding UMP kinase: MAELKYKRVLLKLSGEALAGEQKTGIDPETVGTICKEIGGLLDMGVELALVIGGGNIFRGLSGSAKGMERSSADYMGMLATVLNALAVQDMLEKFGYPTRVLSAIDMQEVCEPFIRRRAMRHLEKGRVVICAAGTGNPYFTTDTTAALRGMELQCDAIIKATKVDGIYDKDPAKFPDAVKYDSLSYDETLSRHLGVMDAAAFALVRDNNVPIIVCRMLGGDIRRAILGEQVGTIVHDC; encoded by the coding sequence ATGGCTGAACTCAAGTACAAGCGCGTGCTGCTCAAGCTGAGCGGCGAGGCCCTGGCCGGAGAGCAGAAAACCGGTATCGACCCCGAAACCGTGGGCACCATCTGCAAGGAGATCGGCGGATTGCTCGACATGGGCGTGGAACTTGCCCTGGTCATCGGCGGCGGCAACATCTTCCGCGGCCTTTCCGGTTCCGCCAAGGGCATGGAACGTTCCTCCGCCGACTACATGGGCATGCTGGCCACGGTGCTCAATGCCCTGGCCGTGCAGGACATGCTGGAAAAATTCGGCTACCCCACCCGCGTTCTGTCCGCCATCGACATGCAGGAAGTGTGCGAGCCCTTCATCCGTCGCCGCGCCATGCGCCATCTGGAAAAGGGCCGTGTGGTCATCTGCGCCGCCGGTACCGGCAACCCCTATTTCACCACCGACACCACCGCCGCCCTGCGCGGCATGGAACTGCAGTGCGATGCCATCATCAAGGCCACCAAGGTGGACGGCATCTACGACAAGGACCCCGCCAAGTTCCCCGATGCCGTCAAGTACGACAGCCTGAGCTATGACGAGACCCTGTCCCGCCATCTGGGCGTCATGGACGCCGCTGCCTTTGCCCTGGTGCGCGACAACAACGTGCCCATCATCGTCTGCCGCATGCTGGGCGGCGACATCCGCCGTGCCATCCTGGGCGAGCAGGTGGGCACCATCGTGCACGACTGCTAG